Part of the Methanobrevibacter boviskoreani JH1 genome is shown below.
TGCAATAGAACTATTTTCTAAAAATGGTTATGGTAATACTACTACAGCAAGTATTGCAGAAAAGGCTAATGTAGGTTCAGGTACTTTATTTATTTATTTTCCAACAAAATTAGACCTCTTCCATCAGGCCCTTTTATATGCCAATAAAGACTTTATTGATTATGTTAAGGATTTAAATGAGAAAAAAGATTTTAAAAGGGGAATGATTGAAGTATGGGATAGGATGGTTGACTATGCATTGATGAAACCATATGAATATAGTTTCATTGTTCAATCTAAAG
Proteins encoded:
- a CDS encoding TetR/AcrR family transcriptional regulator, translating into MKDKEKRILLSAIELFSKNGYGNTTTASIAEKANVGSGTLFIYFPTKLDLFHQALLYANKDFIDYVKDLNEKKDFKRGMIEVWDRMVDYALMKPYEYSFIVQSKESALVNEDFEEELFNQGKFFSKVYNKFQSKGEVKEPFELFSIFMFHDVTATVNFINDNPDMDVDKIKRIGFDFLWKGVSLKDD